One Amycolatopsis sp. NBC_00355 genomic window carries:
- a CDS encoding choline/carnitine O-acyltransferase, which translates to MSSPEWSPRTFGNEDRLPRVPVPTLDDSGRRFLEWCGPLLTPDELAETEAAVEDFLAPDSPAHGLQAALEEYDRSPGVHSWLDTFWPYRYLGRRDRIALNANFFFLFAESPLAQVERAAELTASAVDYKLRLDNELVPPVLVRGAPQSMVQHRYLFSATRIPGEVLDTARTPYRDGWEGPSRARHIVVFHRNTPFRMDVLADDGRPYSAEQLADGLRAILKDDHDTDVPAGHFTTKARAEWAASRQALLDAGNAEALETLETALFCVCLDDFTPSTTLEAADQLLYGANRWYDKAVSLIVFEDGTAGINVEHCELDGTTILGFTDALLSGERLPRDPADGVPGFEPVEFTLTDALREDARAAGESFKAYADATATQTVSFDFGANRVKELGMSPDAFAQMAYQLAHKRAKGLTGATYESIATRQFRNGRTEAMRVVTPEVFRFVAAMEDGSPEEKREAFRTAAAKHVSRAKECQAGDAPEQHLWELQLIAKRRGDTETPALYSSPGWLKMRDDYLSTSSAPSVNIQYFGFGSTSPQCIGIAYVLLPDRWNLYLSTPKHVSSEMYRFADELAKAVSELQELLAGG; encoded by the coding sequence GTGAGCAGTCCGGAATGGTCCCCCCGCACGTTCGGCAACGAGGACCGGCTTCCCCGGGTCCCCGTGCCCACCTTGGACGACAGCGGCCGCCGCTTCCTGGAGTGGTGCGGTCCGCTGCTGACGCCGGACGAGCTGGCGGAGACCGAAGCGGCGGTCGAGGACTTCCTCGCGCCCGACAGCCCGGCCCACGGGTTGCAGGCCGCGCTGGAGGAGTACGACCGGTCACCCGGCGTGCACAGCTGGCTGGACACCTTCTGGCCGTACCGCTACCTCGGCCGCCGCGACCGGATCGCGCTCAACGCCAACTTCTTCTTCCTGTTCGCCGAATCGCCGCTGGCCCAGGTGGAACGCGCGGCCGAGCTGACCGCGTCCGCGGTGGACTACAAGCTGCGGCTCGACAACGAACTGGTGCCGCCCGTGCTCGTGCGCGGCGCGCCGCAGTCGATGGTGCAGCACCGGTACCTGTTCTCGGCGACGCGGATCCCGGGCGAAGTGCTCGACACCGCGCGCACGCCGTACCGCGACGGCTGGGAAGGGCCGTCGCGGGCGCGGCACATCGTGGTGTTCCACCGGAACACGCCGTTCCGGATGGACGTCCTCGCCGACGACGGCCGCCCGTACTCCGCCGAGCAGCTCGCCGACGGCCTGCGGGCGATCCTCAAGGACGACCACGACACGGACGTGCCTGCCGGTCACTTCACCACCAAGGCCCGCGCGGAGTGGGCGGCCAGCCGGCAGGCCCTGCTGGACGCGGGCAACGCCGAAGCTCTCGAAACCCTCGAGACGGCGTTGTTCTGCGTCTGCCTCGACGACTTCACGCCGTCGACCACCCTGGAAGCCGCGGACCAGCTGCTGTACGGCGCCAACCGCTGGTACGACAAGGCCGTCTCGCTGATCGTGTTCGAGGACGGCACCGCCGGGATCAACGTCGAGCACTGCGAGCTCGACGGCACCACGATCCTCGGCTTCACGGACGCGCTGCTCAGCGGGGAACGCCTCCCGCGTGACCCCGCCGACGGCGTCCCGGGGTTCGAGCCCGTCGAGTTCACGCTGACCGACGCCCTCCGCGAAGACGCCCGCGCCGCCGGAGAGTCCTTCAAGGCGTACGCGGACGCGACGGCCACGCAGACCGTGTCGTTCGACTTCGGCGCCAACCGCGTGAAGGAGCTGGGGATGTCCCCCGACGCCTTCGCGCAGATGGCCTACCAGCTCGCGCACAAGCGCGCGAAGGGCCTGACGGGCGCGACGTACGAGTCGATCGCCACCCGGCAGTTCCGCAACGGCCGGACCGAAGCCATGCGCGTCGTCACGCCGGAGGTCTTCCGGTTCGTCGCCGCGATGGAAGACGGCTCGCCCGAAGAGAAGCGGGAAGCGTTCCGGACGGCGGCGGCGAAGCACGTTTCGCGGGCGAAGGAGTGTCAGGCCGGTGACGCGCCGGAGCAGCACCTGTGGGAGCTGCAGCTGATCGCCAAGCGCCGCGGCGACACGGAGACACCGGCGTTGTACAGCTCGCCGGGCTGGCTGAAGATGCGCGACGACTACCTGAGCACCAGCTCGGCGCCGTCGGTGAACATCCAGTACTTCGGCTTCGGCTCGACCAGCCCGCAGTGCATCGGCATCGCGTACGTGCTGCTGCCGGACCGCTGGAACCTCTACCTCAGCACGCCGAAGCACGTGTCGTCGGAGATGTACCGCTTCGCCGACGAACTCGCGAAGGCCGTCAGCGAGCTGCAGGAGCTGCTGGCCGGCGGCTGA
- a CDS encoding class I SAM-dependent methyltransferase, which yields MPFDSTGKISFDHIYTAPDPRPFFGTLQRVDYQIPQLAKPYFTKLIEEYQAERGIARPTVLDVGCSYGVNSALLRCETTLDDLYEQYTAPGVEDLDRAALLERDRRLVRSRATPDGARFFGLDAAGAALDYAREAGFLDETIYADFERYDPDETQQALLDQVDLVVSTGCVGYVTEKSIARIARGSRPWMAHFVLRMFSYDPVAESLAELGYETAAIDGVYRQRRFASAEEQAHILDSLGTAGVDPEGLESEGWLYAQLYVSRPKKGAAAGLASTLNAVATEDEDTAPDERG from the coding sequence GTGCCTTTCGACTCGACCGGCAAGATCTCGTTCGACCACATCTACACCGCGCCCGACCCCCGTCCGTTCTTCGGAACGTTGCAGCGCGTGGATTACCAGATTCCGCAACTGGCGAAGCCGTACTTCACGAAACTGATCGAGGAATACCAGGCGGAGCGCGGGATCGCGCGGCCGACCGTGCTCGACGTCGGCTGTTCCTACGGCGTCAACAGCGCGTTGCTGCGGTGCGAAACGACCCTGGACGACCTCTACGAGCAGTACACCGCGCCCGGTGTCGAGGACCTCGACCGCGCCGCCCTGCTCGAGCGCGACCGGCGGCTCGTGCGCAGCCGCGCGACCCCCGACGGCGCCCGGTTCTTCGGGCTCGACGCCGCGGGGGCGGCGCTGGACTACGCGCGTGAAGCGGGCTTCCTGGACGAGACGATCTACGCCGACTTCGAACGCTACGACCCGGACGAGACGCAGCAGGCGCTGCTCGATCAGGTGGACCTGGTCGTGTCGACCGGCTGTGTCGGCTACGTCACCGAGAAGTCGATCGCCCGGATCGCGCGCGGCTCCCGGCCGTGGATGGCGCACTTCGTGCTGCGGATGTTCTCCTACGACCCGGTCGCGGAAAGCCTCGCGGAGCTGGGCTACGAGACCGCGGCGATCGACGGCGTCTACCGGCAGCGGCGGTTCGCCTCCGCCGAGGAGCAGGCCCACATCCTCGACTCGCTGGGCACGGCCGGCGTCGATCCCGAAGGGCTCGAGTCCGAAGGCTGGCTGTACGCGCAGCTGTATGTTTCCCGACCGAAGAAGGGTGCGGCCGCCGGGCTCGCGTCCACGCTCAACGCCGTTGCCACCGAAGACGAAGACACCGCCCCCGACGAACGAGGATGA
- a CDS encoding HalD/BesD family halogenase, whose product MSTSVAALDMIDSDRYPLTDPESGAWREVVASTRAELADVGCSVLADFIRPELHEALRAECAALEPHAYTKVEKVNAYNTALDAALPEDHPGRTIMERGNAFVARDHVPGDAIISRLYTSPVFQRFIADCFGLPELHELADPLSGLTLNVIAPGRAHPWHFDTNSYTVSMLTQAANDGGTFEYCPNIRSAEAENFSGVRSVLSGESTRLVQRLSLRPGDLQLFKGRFALHRVTRVEGKIARHSAIFAYSERPGVIGSPERTRQLFGRVLPEHLAGHAVRGDALLD is encoded by the coding sequence ATGAGCACCTCCGTGGCCGCGCTGGACATGATCGACTCGGACCGCTATCCGCTCACCGATCCGGAAAGCGGAGCCTGGCGGGAGGTCGTCGCCAGTACCCGCGCGGAGCTCGCCGACGTCGGCTGCAGCGTCCTCGCCGACTTCATCCGGCCGGAGCTGCACGAGGCCTTGCGGGCCGAGTGCGCCGCACTCGAACCGCACGCGTACACGAAGGTCGAAAAGGTCAACGCGTACAACACCGCGCTCGACGCCGCGCTGCCCGAGGACCACCCGGGCCGGACGATCATGGAGCGCGGCAACGCCTTCGTCGCCCGCGACCACGTCCCCGGCGACGCCATCATCAGCCGGCTCTACACCAGCCCGGTGTTCCAGCGGTTCATCGCCGACTGCTTCGGGCTGCCGGAGCTGCACGAGCTCGCCGACCCGCTGTCCGGGCTGACGCTCAACGTGATCGCGCCCGGCCGCGCGCACCCGTGGCACTTCGACACGAACTCCTACACCGTCAGCATGCTGACGCAGGCCGCGAACGACGGCGGAACGTTCGAATACTGCCCGAACATCCGGTCCGCGGAGGCCGAGAATTTTTCCGGTGTCCGCTCCGTTCTTTCCGGGGAAAGCACCCGTCTGGTCCAGCGATTGAGCCTCCGTCCGGGCGATCTGCAGTTGTTCAAAGGCCGCTTCGCCTTGCATCGGGTCACTAGGGTGGAAGGGAAGATCGCGCGCCACTCGGCGATCTTCGCTTACAGCGAGCGCCCCGGCGTCATCGGCAGCCCGGAGCGGACCAGGCAGCTCTTCGGCCGGGTCCTGCCCGAACACCTGGCTGGTCACGCTGTGCGGGGCGACGCCCTGCTCGACTAG
- a CDS encoding DUF4232 domain-containing protein — MPTPTTTPSPTYAPPPSAGLSLSVGQVEAGLGHRASVLTLTNRDGEPRKVTGYPDLKILTEDGSPLEVKVEHGTSYFARDLGPQNVTLKPGEKVVAVLAWSATVTSGDQHTGAAISVVPVPGEPAQSQPLDTDLGTTDTVTVSSWATEIGN; from the coding sequence GTGCCCACACCCACGACGACGCCGAGCCCGACGTACGCGCCACCGCCGTCGGCCGGACTGTCGCTTTCGGTCGGCCAGGTCGAAGCCGGTCTCGGGCACCGCGCAAGCGTGCTGACGCTGACCAACCGGGACGGCGAGCCGCGGAAGGTCACCGGCTACCCGGACCTGAAGATCCTCACCGAAGACGGTTCGCCGCTCGAAGTGAAGGTCGAGCACGGTACGTCGTACTTCGCGCGTGACCTCGGGCCGCAGAACGTGACGCTCAAGCCCGGCGAGAAGGTCGTGGCCGTGCTCGCGTGGTCGGCGACCGTGACGTCCGGGGACCAGCACACCGGTGCCGCGATCTCGGTGGTCCCCGTCCCGGGCGAACCCGCGCAGAGCCAGCCGCTGGACACCGACCTCGGCACCACGGACACCGTCACCGTCAGCTCCTGGGCGACCGAAATCGGCAACTGA
- a CDS encoding bifunctional FO biosynthesis protein CofGH — protein sequence MGPEPDATTPTASAMRRALARARDGKTLDVAEASVLLHARGEDLGKLSEYASRIRDAGLAEAGRAGIITYSRKVFIPLTRLCRDRCGYCTFVTVPGRLESPFLSPDEVLDIARKGAEMGCKEALFTLGDRPEDRWKAARDWLDAHGYDDTLSYVRAMAIRVLEETGLLPHLNPGVLSWQDFQRLKPVAPSMGMMLETTATRLWSEKGGPHYGSPDKDPAVRLRVLEDAGRSSVPFTTGVLIGIGETFEERADALFEIRKIAKTYGGIQEVIVQNFRAKPDTKMRATPDADLEELAANIAVARLVLGPKMRIQAPPNLIGNQYDLMIRAGIDDWGGVSPLTPDHVNPERAWPQIDELARRTEKAGFELKERLTIYPEYVNAGEPWLDPRITRHVAALVDPATGMAREGAMPVGIPWQEPDGGWQQSGRTDLHTEIDTTGRTEDRRSDFDSVYGDWKEIGDRIKTGPQKFDSTVLEALRSAEKDPAGLSDDAALALLSADGKELDAFTKLADDLRRETVGDDVTFVVTRNINFTNVCYTGCRFCAFAQRRTDADAYTLSLEQVGDRVDEAWAAGATEICMQGGIHPDLPGTAYFDLAAEVKRRQPDIHLHSYSPMEVVNGASRTNLSLRDWLIAAKESGVDSLPGTAAEILDDDVRWVLTKGKLPTSEWIKVVTTAHEVGLPTTSTMMYGHVDTPAHWVAHLKLLAKLQRDGLEKHGKRGFSEFVLLPFIHQSSPIYLAGLARPGATQNENRAVHALARLLLHGMIDNIQSSWVKLGTEGSRAVLQGGVNDIGGTLMEETISRMAGASNGSYKTISDMREMVEPLGRPLVQRTTGYGRPSAERIAAAEASDGVATAVRKPLLPLLTP from the coding sequence ATGGGACCCGAACCCGACGCCACCACCCCGACCGCCTCCGCGATGCGCCGTGCGCTCGCCCGGGCGCGTGACGGGAAGACACTCGACGTAGCCGAGGCGAGCGTCCTGCTGCACGCTCGCGGCGAAGACCTGGGGAAGCTGTCCGAGTACGCCTCCCGCATCCGCGACGCCGGCCTGGCCGAGGCCGGGCGCGCGGGGATCATCACCTACAGCCGCAAGGTGTTCATCCCGCTCACCCGGCTCTGCCGCGACCGCTGCGGCTACTGCACGTTCGTCACCGTGCCCGGCCGGCTCGAATCGCCGTTCCTCTCGCCCGACGAGGTCCTCGACATCGCCCGCAAGGGTGCCGAGATGGGCTGCAAGGAGGCCCTCTTCACCCTCGGCGACCGGCCCGAGGACCGCTGGAAGGCGGCCCGCGACTGGCTGGACGCGCACGGCTACGACGACACGCTCTCCTACGTCCGCGCGATGGCGATCCGGGTGCTGGAGGAGACCGGCCTGCTGCCGCACCTCAACCCCGGCGTGCTGTCCTGGCAGGACTTCCAGCGCCTCAAGCCCGTCGCGCCGTCGATGGGCATGATGCTGGAGACCACGGCGACCCGGCTGTGGAGCGAGAAGGGCGGCCCGCACTACGGGTCGCCGGACAAGGATCCCGCCGTCCGGCTGCGCGTGCTCGAAGACGCCGGCCGCAGCAGCGTCCCGTTCACCACCGGGGTGCTGATCGGCATCGGCGAGACGTTCGAGGAGCGCGCGGACGCCCTGTTCGAGATCCGCAAGATCGCCAAGACCTACGGCGGCATCCAGGAAGTGATCGTGCAGAACTTCCGGGCCAAGCCCGACACGAAGATGCGCGCGACGCCGGACGCCGACCTCGAGGAGCTCGCCGCGAACATCGCCGTGGCGCGGCTCGTGCTCGGCCCGAAGATGCGCATCCAGGCGCCGCCGAACCTGATCGGCAACCAGTACGACCTGATGATCCGCGCCGGGATCGACGACTGGGGCGGCGTCTCGCCGCTGACCCCGGACCACGTCAACCCGGAACGCGCGTGGCCGCAGATCGACGAGCTCGCCCGCCGCACCGAGAAGGCCGGCTTCGAGCTCAAGGAACGGCTCACGATCTACCCCGAGTACGTCAACGCCGGCGAGCCGTGGCTGGACCCGCGGATCACCCGGCACGTCGCCGCGCTCGTCGACCCGGCCACCGGGATGGCGCGCGAGGGCGCGATGCCGGTCGGCATCCCGTGGCAGGAGCCGGACGGCGGCTGGCAGCAGTCCGGCCGCACCGACCTGCACACCGAGATCGACACCACGGGCCGGACGGAAGACCGCCGCAGCGACTTCGACTCGGTGTACGGGGACTGGAAGGAGATCGGCGACCGGATCAAGACCGGGCCGCAGAAGTTCGACTCCACCGTGCTGGAAGCCTTGCGCAGTGCGGAAAAGGACCCCGCCGGGCTGTCCGACGACGCCGCGCTCGCCCTGCTGTCCGCCGACGGCAAGGAACTCGACGCCTTCACGAAGCTGGCCGACGACCTGCGGCGCGAGACGGTCGGCGACGACGTCACCTTCGTCGTCACGCGGAACATCAACTTCACCAACGTCTGCTACACAGGTTGCCGCTTCTGCGCCTTCGCGCAGCGTCGCACCGACGCCGACGCGTACACGCTCTCGCTGGAGCAGGTCGGCGACCGCGTCGACGAGGCGTGGGCCGCGGGCGCGACCGAGATCTGCATGCAGGGCGGCATCCACCCGGACCTGCCGGGCACCGCGTACTTCGACCTCGCGGCCGAGGTCAAGCGCCGGCAGCCGGACATCCACCTGCACTCCTACAGCCCGATGGAGGTCGTCAACGGCGCTTCGCGGACCAACCTCTCGCTGCGGGACTGGCTGATCGCGGCGAAGGAGTCCGGCGTCGACTCGCTGCCGGGCACGGCCGCGGAGATCCTCGACGACGACGTCCGCTGGGTGCTCACCAAGGGCAAGCTGCCGACGTCGGAGTGGATCAAGGTCGTCACCACCGCGCACGAAGTCGGCCTGCCGACGACGTCCACGATGATGTACGGCCACGTCGACACGCCGGCGCACTGGGTCGCGCACCTCAAGCTGCTCGCGAAGCTGCAGCGCGACGGCCTGGAGAAGCACGGCAAGCGCGGGTTCAGCGAGTTCGTGCTGCTGCCGTTCATCCACCAGAGCTCGCCGATCTACCTCGCCGGGCTCGCCCGCCCGGGCGCGACGCAGAACGAGAACCGGGCGGTGCACGCGCTGGCCCGGCTGCTGCTGCACGGGATGATCGACAACATCCAGAGCTCCTGGGTGAAGCTCGGCACCGAGGGCAGCCGCGCGGTGCTGCAGGGCGGCGTCAACGACATCGGCGGCACGCTGATGGAGGAGACGATCAGCCGGATGGCCGGCGCGTCGAACGGGTCGTACAAGACGATCAGCGACATGCGCGAGATGGTCGAGCCGCTGGGCCGGCCGCTGGTGCAGCGGACGACGGGCTACGGCCGGCCCTCGGCCGAGCGGATCGCCGCGGCGGAGGCGTCCGACGGGGTCGCCACCGCGGTCCGGAAGCCGCTGCTGCCCCTGCTCACGCCGTAA